Within the Lolium rigidum isolate FL_2022 unplaced genomic scaffold, APGP_CSIRO_Lrig_0.1 contig_30594_1, whole genome shotgun sequence genome, the region AAAAAAAGAGAGTTTTGTTCTGATTTTTTGTACACATCCTTGTCAACGGCCATGATCTCTCGCAGGCTGAGCTTCTCTGTTGCAGGTACGTGGCCGTCGGCAACGAGCCATTCTTGGGAGCGTACAACGGCTCCTTCATCAAGGTCACCTTACCGGCTCTGGAGAACATCCAGAACGCGCTCAACGACGCCGGGGTTGGCGACCGGATCAAGGCCACGGTACCTCTCAACGCCGATGTGTACAACTCCCCAGCCAAGAACCCCGTGCCGTCGGCGGGCCGGTTCCGCTCCGATATCTCCGGCGTCATGACGGACATCGTCAAGTTCCTGGCGAAGAACAAGGCACCCTTCACCGTCAACATCTACCCGTTCCTCAGCCTGTACCTCAACGACAACTTCCCGCTCGACTTCGCCTTCTTCGACGGGGCCGCCACGCCTGTGCACGACAACGGCGTCACGTACACCAACGTGTTCGAGGCCAACTTTGACACACtggtggcggcgctcgtggcGGTAGGTCACGGCGACAtgcccatcatcgtcggcgaggtCGGCTGGCCCACCGACGGCGACAGGCGCGCCAAGTCGTCCCACGCGCAGCGGTTCTACAACGGGCTGCTGAAGCGCCTGGCGTCGAACCGCGGcacgccggcgcggccgagccagCACCTGGATGTGTACCTGTTCGGGCTCGTCGACGAGGACCAGAAGAGCGTGCAGCCGGGCAGCTTCGAGCGACACTGGGGCATCTTCCGATACGATGGGCAGCCCAAGTTCGCCATGGACCTGAGCGGGCAGGGCCGGAACACGATGCTCGTGCCGGCGAAGGGCGTGCAGTACCTGTCCAGGACGTGGTGCGCGCTCAACCCCAAGGCCAGCAGGAACGACCTCGGCAAGCTCCTCGGCGCCAAGATCGACTACGCGTGCACCAACGCCGACTGCACGCCGCTCGGCTACGGCTCGACGTGCAACGGCATGGACGCCAAGGGCAACGCGTCCTACGCCTTCAACGCATACTACCAGGCGCAGAGCCAGAAGGACGAGGCCTGCGACTTCCAGGGCCTCGCGCTGCCCACCGAGACGGATCCCTCCACCGCGGCGTGCAACTTCACCATCCAGATTGccacctcggcggcggcggcggtgcggctCAGAGTGGCGGCGGTGGCTGCCGCGCTGGTGGTGGCGTCGGTCCAGCTCTTGCTGTCGTGGTAGTGTTAGACACTGCCGCCGTGTTAGTGTATTCATTTTAGAGAAGATCAACGGCGATTGTTGACTTGTATTCTGCCTCGTTTTGGACGCGATCGTAGATGTTTTTCTTCCATTTAAATCTGGTACGGAGTACCATAGTTTGTAGAAGCTTTAcaagcggaaattcaatttggctcccggatgcatatgctccctatactaaaaaaatcatatttcgaagtgttgaaatttttgacaaaaattctacatgtacacatTTCCATCGTATATGTACTTTTCGtttcaatttaaaaaaaattcaaaatgtgtataagatgcatttcaaaatagagggagcatatgcttccatgttccctatatatatggtattgattgtcaataaAAGAAAGGCACACAAGTAGAGAGCCGTGGTAATTGCATTCAGTCACTGAAACAACATGTACTACTGTACTAGTTAAGACTGCATTCAGTTATCTGTCACTGAAACAACATGTACTACTGTACTAGTTAAGACTGCATTCAGTTATCTCCTACAGATACAAAACAAAAGTTTCCACTAGTCTATATCATATATATGTAACTCTGCCAAGAGCGGGAATGTTCAACCAAGTAAGTATTTCAGCGTGTTCAGGCTACGAATTGTAATCCAGGCCATTATTTGCCACGGTGTACATGTTCAGCATGGCAGCATGCTAACAAAAGCTGGGTGCCCGACGAACCCAGCACAGCTTTTCATTGATCATTATTAGAGGAAAAAGAGAGTTTTACAAGGGTACATCGCTTAACGAAGATACAAGCAGCTACTAGTTGTCAAAAAAAAGGAGACAGAAACAGCTACTCCATGCGATCAGGAAAAATTGCAGTGAAAACTACCTGGCTAACTAAATTCAGTCCCGCTCTCAGGATGTGTATATCAGCTTCCTAGTTCTGTTGCGTCTGGCCTGACACCACATTGATAGCTCCTCTATGATTTTGGGCGAACACCTAGAATGAACTAGCATTGCTTCTGAACACCCTCTCATTACGCTCCTTCCATGTTGACCACCAAACCAACAGAAGGAGAGACCTCCAAGCCCGAAAATGAGGCTCTGGAACGGAATAGGCTGAGTCAGATGTGCACTGAAATCTCGGGCATAATTCTGCAAAGCGAGCACATGAGATTGCAAGTCCAGCATGCTTCAGCGGGTTATCTGCTATCACACTTGCCATGGAGAGCGAGCCATGAGAAAATCTGGAATCCGATTTCCCAGCCAGGGACTGAGATGCAGCAGGTTGCACCTTCGAACTGAATTGCGTACGCGGATGCAACCAAAAAGGATCCATCATCCGTCCAACTTCCAAGTCACCAAGTCGGGGACGTCAGCGTTCGGCAGAATATGTTCTCCAGCAGAGTCCAAATCTCAGTGAACTGGGTGATTGCATTGCCAGAGAGTGTCCGCCCGAGGTGTCTCGTCCATCTTGCATCCACATGGACTTCTCTGACCAATAGCGTCTTCCTGGTACAATgagcaggcagcagcagcagatgaGGAGGACTGGAGGAGGTAGAAGCTGGCAAGCTGCACAAGAAGCATTTGTTCAGTTTTAGATAATTAGAGGGATCCGTCAAATAAGAGAAAAAGGCTAAACCACTAGTGCATGCTTCATCCCTTGCAAATTGCATTTTCATCATTTAGCACTGAAAGTTTTACTGATCCACTAATAATCTAACTGTAGGAATTGTTCAGTTTTTTTCCTTCCGAAATGTTGACAGAATGAATTGACGAATTGGCTAGAAGAAATGCAAAGTTAAAACTTAGCTGAATATCCAACTTACCAGGATCTgaagaagccacctaaccaaggtcCCCCAAAACCAGGACCAACCGGAAATCAAGGACACCAAGGTTGTACCAGACACCACCCTTCCTTCAGGCCCATGCACATCAGCTGCTGAATGCTAACCACAACTTTGGAAGAACTCAACCAGGACACAATCCATCTCCTGATGGATGATGCAACAGTTCGCCGAGGTGATGAATTGATATTCCATGTGAGAACTAGTAGCTGTGCATTCAAGTGTCGTTCCATGGATCACCTGCTACTCACAGCCAGTGGCCTATATTCCAACCAGGGTCACTAACCATGTGTATGTCCAGCTACTAATCTGAATTTTCTGCCTACTGTAACCTCACAACAGGTCCCTAACCACACAAGAGGCCTGATGATGTCCTATTTAAGACATGAACCAACATGAGACCTGAGCAAGACGATGTCAAGCCTTTCTTATGCTTAACAGTCAAAGTTTTGTTTCTCGAATTTACATTCAGATGCATCATCGTTAAACGGTTAGCAGGAAGTAAATAGTAAGAAAACAAAAGTCTTTATTTGATTCTGTAACAGTAGGAATGGTACCTCTTTATTTGCAAGAATATGATACAGTTAATTGCCATTGAGATGTAACCAGAACTTTCTTGCTGCAACCTGTAATTTTACAAATGGTGTTCCCTGTACATCTAGCCGCGTAGCTGCATGAGGAGTTCAGCTAGTTCCATAGTAAAAATGAGGGCCTAGCTAGCAAGATGGTAAATACTTTGCTGGAAAACCATAAGATACTGCACATCTTCCTGTCAGAGAGTATAAAGTATGTGGACACTGAGCAACTTCTAAATTTCGCAAACTATCCATTCCAAGAATATGGAGCACGCTCAACTACTAAGTAGTACCCTCTTATGTCCTTCACCACAAGGATTTCATCATCCAAATAGACGGTGTCAAAATGAAAATGTTATTGCAGGAAAGCGAAGGAGAACTGAGAAATTGTAATAAATGTTGACCCAACAAAATGGATTAACTTTTCTAGCATGCTACATAGAAGGAAGGATCAAGGCCACATTAACATTACATAAATATTTTGCATCTTATTAGCCATTACTATGTGCATTATAGGTAACCTAATCTGGTTAAGTAAAGACAATAGCACCTAAATATCCACATTAAACTTGACATTAAGCTCTTCTCCCAAGTCCTAGCGATATATAGACAAGGAAAGAACAAAGGACATGCAAACAGTTGATGTTACATAGAAGGAAAGAGACAAACATTATTCAAACAAAATCCACTTCTCTTTTACTTAAACATCTAGCTCTTTCACAGGAATAAATTGAGTTCTATTTGAAAGGGGGGAACTAGAGAACCTAGCAaacttggattcacgccaactgagtCCCGCAATGTCACATCTCCAGTTTTCAAGATTGTTACTGTAGTTGACAAGCGCCAATCCACTATCGTAGTATCGTGAAGACAATACAATACCAAGCAGATGACCATTGTTCAGACAAAACACTACGGCATTCCAATGGAGCCATCTGATTCAGTCATAGAAATACCCTCACTATTTCTTTCGAGGAATCACAGTTTCTTTGACGAAACACAATTTCAGTCTACTCATAAGGGCAGACCAAGATACTCACTAGAGAAAGATTCAGCAGCCTCACACAAGGGAAGCTCTCAATGTTTATATACATTGCCTTCACAAGATCTGGAACAGATTCCAGTGTGGCACCATCTCCTAGAAAAACGCAAAGGCGGCATGAACCTCTTGCTATAGTACAGCAAGTGAGAGAAAAATAAAATTGAAAGAGATACTAGATATAGAGAAGCAAGAACTAATCATACTGTTTTTCAATCGAGTTCCCAGCTATAATTAATTTCAAGCAAATGGCATGACTGAGAAGCATGTAGGAACTTTCATAACTAATCACATGTCGTAACAGCGCATGATCAAATTGGAGAGATTG harbors:
- the LOC124680925 gene encoding glucan endo-1,3-beta-glucosidase 8-like, translated to MTMLAVALLLLVLLAGAAEGLGVNWGTQASHPLPPKVVVQLLRDNGIKKVKLFETNLDAMRALAGSGIEAMLAIPNNMLHDIAQDSGAAKDWVKSNVKRFDFDGGVVIKYVAVGNEPFLGAYNGSFIKVTLPALENIQNALNDAGVGDRIKATVPLNADVYNSPAKNPVPSAGRFRSDISGVMTDIVKFLAKNKAPFTVNIYPFLSLYLNDNFPLDFAFFDGAATPVHDNGVTYTNVFEANFDTLVAALVAVGHGDMPIIVGEVGWPTDGDRRAKSSHAQRFYNGLLKRLASNRGTPARPSQHLDVYLFGLVDEDQKSVQPGSFERHWGIFRYDGQPKFAMDLSGQGRNTMLVPAKGVQYLSRTWCALNPKASRNDLGKLLGAKIDYACTNADCTPLGYGSTCNGMDAKGNASYAFNAYYQAQSQKDEACDFQGLALPTETDPSTAACNFTIQIATSAAAAVRLRVAAVAAALVVASVQLLLSW